The Filimonas lacunae genomic sequence AGAGATTTTAAATCTGTGCGCACAGAAGGCACAGGTTGTGCAGGCCTCACAGTAGGTAGCGGACTAAACTGCTCACGCAGTATTTTTGCCATGCTTACCCCTTCTGCCATAGTGGGTGTAAGCGACAGGTTCTGGAAACGCTTGTCCTTGTAATTTGCCGATTCTTCTAACTTTCTCCATTGCTTTTTCATCTTTTGCCATTGCTCACCTTTTTTATCGCGGAAAGCGGCAATAAAGTTACCATTTTCGGTATTCGGGCAGTTACCGCCTGTCAAAATCCACCACAGAACGCTTAGATTTGAAGCTATATTTAAATCAACCTCATGTTATTGCATTCCCGCTTATTCCGCTTGCTTACGATTGCCGCGGTAACCACTACCAGCCTTTGCCAGCTGCACACCGCACAGGCGCAAACCACAGATACCGCCGCGCTGTTTGCCCCCTTTCAGCAAACGGGTAATACCATCAGCTGGTATGGCAAGCAGGTGCTGGTAAATAAAACCGGTTTTCCTGAGCAAATACGCACCTTTTTTACACCCGATGGCAATAGTATAGACACCGCTGCCAATAACTTTATTATCGAGCCGGTTCACTTCCATATCGTGAACAATGCCACCCATAAAGACATTGCCTTTACCAGCCAGGGCGTCACCTATACGCAACAACAACCCCATTATATTCAATGGCAGGCCACCAACATATCCCCCTTTTTACAAATGGAGGTGAACGGATCGCTGGAACTGGATGGCTACCTGTTTTTTGTGGTAAAACTCACCGCTTTACAAAACGTAAACCTGGATGATATCCGGTACCACCTCCCTTTTAATTTTAACGTAGCCA encodes the following:
- a CDS encoding glycoside hydrolase domain-containing protein; amino-acid sequence: MLLHSRLFRLLTIAAVTTTSLCQLHTAQAQTTDTAALFAPFQQTGNTISWYGKQVLVNKTGFPEQIRTFFTPDGNSIDTAANNFIIEPVHFHIVNNATHKDIAFTSQGVTYTQQQPHYIQWQATNISPFLQMEVNGSLELDGYLFFVVKLTALQNVNLDDIRYHLPFNFNVAKYVMAPGQKGGARPDSVKWTWNAKTPQNNGAWIGNVNGGLQYALYDEKYTRPATGKSATQKKLNIPASWSNEGKGSTWLALKGKSILSETYNGPRNLKQGDVLYYNFALLITPYHTPEKQQQSRLYQPYNKPDIIKAASGKYLEYPGRSLYQQP